In a genomic window of Glycine max cultivar Williams 82 chromosome 13, Glycine_max_v4.0, whole genome shotgun sequence:
- the LOC100782120 gene encoding metacaspase-3 has product MASRQVRCNQCGSLLMVSAETRVVECTVCHGMTQIRPSITGAWSEVVYNSFHQFGGRLRSFANTIMPGSGSVNNSNPRGYYGTPQIAYYPPPPQSLRPSYNAYGPKRAVLCGICYHGKDNQLNGTVNDVKNMNIFLVKECGFPRESILILTDDMEERNPQKFPTKYNILKAMRWLIEGSQSGDSLVFQFSGHGCQELDTNGDFDELDERDEAICPVDWEKQGIILDDDINAAIVRPLPYGAKLHAIIDSCNSGTVLDLAYVWSQRDTWDYQYGGPDKDTSGGLAICISGCGDYQSSKEIPVLSGGGGGNAVTGVFTYSFIYTMLNEPAGLSYGGLLSSMRSTIRGMLNNPNASLFNTDFTLAPRQDLQKPQLSSSMEFDVYTARVEL; this is encoded by the exons ATGGCAAGTAGACAAGTAAGATGTAACCAGTGTGGATCACTATTAATGGTTTCAGCAGAGACTCGTGTCGTTGAGTGCACAGTGTGCCATGGCATGACCCAGATTCGACCCTCCATTACAG GTGCATGGAGTGAAGTAGTCTACAACTCCTTTCATCAGTTTGGAGGTCGTCTCAGAAGCTTTGCAAATACCATAATGCCTGGTTCTGGTTCAGTTAACAATAGCAATCCGCGGGGTTATTATGGGACACCTCAAATTGCGTATTATCCTCCACCTCCTCAGTCACTAAGGCCATCATACAATGCATATGGCCCAAAGCGGGCTGTGCTATGTGGAATTTGCTATCATGGGAAGGATAACCAGCTAAACGGCACCGTGAATGATGTTAAAAACATGAATATCTTTCTGGTTAAGGAGTGTGGGTTTCCTAGGGAATCCATTCTCATTCTCACAG ATGATATGGAGGAGAGAAACCCACAAAAATTCCCGACGAAATATAACATTCTGAAGGCCATGAGGTGGCTAATTGAGGGTAGCCAGTCGGGGGATTCATTGGTGTTCCAGTTCTCAGGACATGGTTGTCAGGAACTGGATACGAATGGGGATTTCGATGAGCTTGATGAGCGTGACGAAGCAATATGTCCGGTTGATTGGGAAAAGCAGGGAATTATACTCGATGATGATATTAATGCTGCAATTGTTAGGCCACTACCATACGGTGCTAAACTTCATGCCATTATTGATTCATGCAATAGTGGCACTGTCCTTGATTTAGCTTATGTGTGGAGCCAGAG GGACACATGGGATTATCAATATGGAGGTCCTGATAAAGACACAAGTGGAGGGCTAGCAATTTGCATTTCAGGTTGTGGCGATTATCAATCGTCCAAAGAAATCCCT GTCTTAAGTGGTGGTGGCGGCGGCAATGCGGTCACTGGCGTTTTTACTTATAGTTTCATCTATACCATGCTAAATGAACCAGCTGGACTAAGTTATGGTGGCTTGCTCAGTTCCATGCGTTCAACCATCCGTGGGATGCTAAATAACCCAAATGCTTCGCTGTTTAATACAGATTTTACCTTGGCCCCAAGACAG GATTTGCAGAAGCCACAACTATCCTCTTCCATGGAGTTTGACGTGTATACAGCCCGGGTTGAACTGTGA
- the LOC100783197 gene encoding metacaspase-3, translating into MASRQERCNQCGILLMVPPEVHVFECAVCHGITQIRPTAGPWSQAYNSFHHLAGRFRGFVNTMMTSSVNSNPSYYGTTHEFGYYPQPPQSLRPSYHVYGSKRAVLCGIRYHGKSYRLKGSVNDVKCMKYFLIKEFGFPSASILMLTDDREERNQLRIPTKYNIQMAMRWLIEGSQSGDSLVFHFSGHGTQEMNMYGDEIDGFDEAICPVDYEEQGKILDDEINAAIVRPLPRGAKLHAIIDACYSGTVLDLAFVCKMNREGYYTWEDQRCPRTDKGTRGGLAICISACEDGQTSIDTSALSGNEATGALTYSFIQTVQNEPGLSYGRLLSAMRSTIRGTKTGIVQLNGPIASLLNRLLGLDLRQEPQLSSSEMFDVYTKRFVL; encoded by the exons ATGGCTAGTAGACAAGAAAGATGTAACCAGTGTGGAATACTATTAATGGTTCCACCAGAGGTTCATGTCTTTGAGTGTGCAGTGTGCCATGGCATCACCCAGATTCGACCTACCGCGGGTCCATGGAGTCAAGCCTACAACTCCTTTCATCACTTGGCAGGTCGTTTTAGAGGCTTTGTAAATACCATGATGACTAGTTCGGTTAACAGCAATCCCAGTTATTATGGGACAACTCATGAATTTGGTTATTATCCTCAGCCTCCTCAGTCACTAAGGCCATCATACCATGTATATGGCTCAAAGAGGGCTGTGCTATGTGGAATCCGCTACCATGGAAAGAGTTACAGACTAAAAGGCTCCGTGAATGATGTAAAATGCATGAAATACTTTTTGATTAAGGAGTTTGGGTTTCCCAGTGCCTCCATTCTCATGCTCACAG ATGATAGAGAGGAGAGAAACCAGCTAAGAATCCCAACGAAATATAACATTCAAATGGCCATGAGGTGGCTGATTGAGGGTAGCCAATCAGGGGATTCATTGGTGTTCCACTTCTCAGGACATGGTACACAGGAAATGAATATGTATGGAGATGAGATTGATGGGTTTGACGAAGCAATATGTCCTGTTGATTATGAAGAGCAGGGAAAGATACTCGATGATGAGATTAATGCAGCAATTGTTAGGCCACTACCACGTGGTGCTAAACTCCATGCCATTATTGATGCATGCTATAGTGGGACTGTTCTTGATTTAGCCTTTGTGTGCAAGATGAATAG GGAAGGCTATTACACATGGGAAGATCAAAGATGTCCCAGAACTGATAAAGGTACCAGAGGAGGGCTAGCAATTTGTATTTCAGCTTGTGAGGATGGTCAAACCTCCATAGATACCTCT GCCTTAAGTGGCAATGAAGCTACCGGTGCCTTGACTTATAGTTTCATCCAAACCGTGCAAAATGAACCTGGACTAAGTTACGGTCGCTTGCTCAGTGCTATGCGTTCAACCATCCGTGGGACGAAAACAGGCATAGTGCAACTAAATGGTCCAATTGCTTCGTTGTTGAATAGACTTCTTGGCCTCGACCTCAGACAG GAGCCACAACTATCGTCCTCCGAGATGTTTGACGTGTATACAAAGCGGTTTGTACTATGA